The Antechinus flavipes isolate AdamAnt ecotype Samford, QLD, Australia chromosome 4, AdamAnt_v2, whole genome shotgun sequence genomic interval AGACTAATAATGATTAaatctaaggcaggatttaaatttgaTCTTTTCTCACTACAACTATATAGAAATTTACAGTTATACTAAGGTTATGAACTTCATTTACTACTTAAGAGTTTGTATtactctagaaaaaaataacttattttggttatttaattttcagtacttggaatatttgaaagtcaattaAGTCAAATTCTTTAATCCAGTCTCTGAGTCTAGATAGTATGAAAGATGATTTTGAAGGAATGTGTTTCCCATTTTGTGGAGAAATACtcaaaagaaaatcaggaataaCAAATACAGGTTCTTAAGAACTGATTGTTTATCTTTTAACATCtttcaaaaagaaatcattttaggggaaatgtttctttttcattatattaatgaaatgtAAATAATTCATAATGTAACAAAATTGGATGATATAATGAcataataggattttttttttttttttttttgcccagtaCAAAAATGCTAAAGGTATTTAGGGACTGAGGGACCATAATACACAAGAAGAAGGTCTGGAGTCTTGTTCAACTTTCTGATCTCCAGAATTTGTAGGATCCTGAAGCCTATTGCCATACCTCTCAATGCTTCCTCCATTTTCCCTGTTGTAAATGAAGTTACATCAGTAATTTACTATTGATATTCCAAATATATCTATGAAGTATCTGCTATGTGTATTATTGTGTTCAATGGTGGGTATTGTGAGAATTTTTTAGATAtctacaatgaaataaaataaataaaaaactaagttAAAAATCCTCACTCACATAAATAACTTCagttctataattatttttgcctATGTTGTATCCTTTTATTAGACTGGAAACTTCATGAAGGCAGAGACCATTGGGCAATAACTTCATTGAGATTGCACATTCCTAATGAGCAAGTTTCCTCTACTAACAGATTGGCACTTATTCTGCAACTGGAAattttaaagtgacttgtccagggtcacacagctagtatgtgtaaAGGAGGGATTTGAATAGTCTTACTGACTCTAAACCCAGATTTATCCACTGCACTCCCATGTACATAGTAGATGCCTAACAAATGGTTGTTGAACTGAAGGCTTTTTTCAAGGACAGCCAACTCTCAGTTTTTCTTATTAAAGGACAGTGACATGTACACTCACCTGCATTCCTATTGAAACATTAATGAGTGTGCCTTTTAGAGTTGCAGAGCTGGAAAAGAATCTTGGGAACCCACTAGTCCAGGCCTCTTCCTTTAGGAgaaagatatttttctcttttggagaCCCAGCGAGGCATTGCATGgttacatctgtaaaataagtccCAGAGGCACGTCAGAAGCTGAGGCTGCCTGACTCTTGCTGTGGCCCCCATTCTGCCTTGTACTGCTCACTGCCAGCGTAATTCTTAGCAAGTGGCAAAGGGTCCGAGGTCCTCACTAACCCCTAGACTAGACAGGGCGCCCCTAgataatcaagcagacagtgaaAAGTTGTCAGCATTAATGATACAAAAGACTTTAATGCCAAATCTAAGCCTGATGATATGCATGCTAAGAGGAATGGTGCAAGATACCAGAAGCACTCAAAATTATTATCCTTAATAagatttatgcttttttttcctttggcagaaCAAACCTGTTATGGCTTTTGGACTGATAACACTTACACTTTGTGTGGCTTACATTGGTTACCTACATGCAACTCAAGAGAATAAAAAGGACCTCTATGAAGCTATTGACAGTGGGGGAGCCAGATATATGAGGAGAAAAACATCAAAATGGGATTAAGAGTGCTGATTATTAGAGACAGCTGTATTAAGGGCTCTGCGATCTTCAGATGAAAGACTGTATTATACCAGGTATCATGTTTATTATCCTGCATTATGTTAATATGgaaagaatgtaaacagtttggTATTAAATTCTGCCTTTCACAGCTGCAGCTTCTTCCCTTTATACATACGTAAAAAGGTTCAATTTTTTCCTCCTAGCAAAGTCTCTTGCAAAGTTCTATAAGAATGCTAATCATCTCCATTGAACTGTGtaataaaagtaaagtaaaagtgGTTGCCTTTGGTTGCTATTCTCAATAAATCAGGAAGAGACTGTAGTGATGGCTATTTGGGTGCCATGCTATGTACAAAATAGTTCCTGTTCTACATAGCCGGAAGATACCATTAATTAAGAAAGTTTGGGAggtgaggggtgggggtggagattGTGCAAGTAAAATTGAGGTTGtgaaaaaacaaatcttaaaatctttttttttttttaaatcacaaacaTATTCAGGTAAGTGTGGGTTATCTTCCTGCCCTTCATTTAAATTATGACCATGTTACAGATGGGTTTTGAAGATGTTTCAGCAAGCAGAGGTGAACCAGAGCTGCTCCCTCCTAGAGAATCTGctaatcacaaaaaaaaaagagggaggagtcTGTAAATTTCAGCCAAAACATAGATAGCTAAGTGGAACACTGGATCAAACTTTGCAAGAGCCAAGGTTCAGATCCAACTTTGGTCATATCCTAGGTGTGTGTgtccctagacaagtcacttagttgATATAtacctcagtatcctcatccataaaatgaggataataatatgtaccttccagggttgttgtgagaataaaattagataatatttataaggtcctttgtaaatcttaacatgttaattattattactttttattctaATTACAGTTGCACAGGTGAAACTTTGAGATTTCACTAGTGTGGTATTCCTGCTGctgaaaattaattttctaaatgtGTGCCCCCCTTCAGTTGACTCcatccctttttgttgttgttgtaagaTTATCTAGTGCTGAAAGTTATTTTGAGGAGGCTGGAGTAAGGTAAGAAT includes:
- the SMIM8 gene encoding small integral membrane protein 8, giving the protein MSSAPEPPTFKNEPFKEKDSRIPGLRGARTTTLFRAVNPELFIKPNKPVMAFGLITLTLCVAYIGYLHATQENKKDLYEAIDSGGARYMRRKTSKWD